The following DNA comes from Pseudomonadota bacterium.
CTCCTGCGGTCGCCTCTCTTCGATAGAACCGGAAAGCTTGAAATTCGCCTTTAAAACCCTGTCCGATGGTACCCCCTGCGCCCAGGCCAAGCTGCAGCTGACCATTCTTCCCCTGAAAGTTTTTTGTTTTTCCTGTGAGCGGGAAATTGAGTGCGAAGATGCCGACCCGACCCGCTGCCCGCGCTGCCAAGGTGATCAGGTCATGGTCAGTGCCGGCTTTCAGGAACTGCGGATCATTGAACTTGACGTTGATTAAAGATCACAGGTGCGCTTCGCATCAATCTACAGATTTGACCGGAACATAGTTTTCGGGTAAGAACAAAGAACAAAGTCACAGTTAGTCAGAACTGTTTTACTCCCTTTTTAAACCGACTAACTTCCTGCAAAACAGCCAATCTTATTCATTAAAGAGAAATCATGTGCATCAGTTTCCCCGGAAAAATCATCGCCTTCAATGAAGAAAAGGATCTGGCGCTGATCGAAATCGGAAGCACCAGACGCGAGGTGTCCCTGGATTTACTTGATGAGAAAGCAGACCTTGGCGACTATCTTCTCTGTCATGCCGGGTTTGCCATCCATCGTCTTGACGCCGACGAGGCCGAAGTCAGTCTGAAAGCCCTTCAGGAAATCATCGACAATGAAATTTATTGATGAATACCGTGCGCCGCAGATGGTCAAAGGCTTGCTTTCCCGCATCAGAAAAAAAGCCGCTCGACTTCCCCGTGACATCACGGTCATGGAAGTCTGCGGCAGCCATACCACGGCGATTGCCCGCTTCGGCATCAGGGAGTTGTTGCCGGATAACATTCGACTGCTTTCCGGTCCGGGCTGCCCGGTCTGTGTCACCTCCAGCCATGAAATCGACCTGGCTTTGACTCTGGCGCAACAACCCGGTGTTATCTTCTGCAGTTTTGGCGATCTTTTACGGGTGCCCGGCAGCGATGGCGACTCCCTGGAAAAAATCAGGGCGGCCGGGGCTTGCGTCGCAACCGTACACTCCGCTCTCGAGGCACTGAGCCTGGCACAAAACCATGCCGAGCGTCAAATCATTTTCATGGGCATCGGCTTTGAAACCACCTCGCCCACGGTCGCGGCCGCCATTTTGCGAGCGCAGAAACTCAAACTCAGCAACTTCTTTCTCTTTGCCTGCCACAAGCTGATGCCACCGGTAATGCAATCCCTGCTGGACGCAAAAGAAATAAACATCGACGGCTTCCTTTGCCCTGGTCATGTCGCGACTATCATTGGAGCCCGGGCCTTCACCTTTATCGGACAACAAAAAAAAGCTGCGGTGGTCGCCGGTTTTGAACCAACCGACATTCTCGCCGCCCTGGATCTGCTGCTGGAGGAGTTAACTGAAAAACCGAGCCCGGTCCGCATTCAGTACCAGCGTGCGGTCACCTTTGCCGGCAACCGCAAAGCTCAGGCGATTATGGCCGAGGTTTTTCAGACGGTCCCGGCTAAATGGCGCGGGTTGGGAGAGCTTTCCGCAAGTGGACTTGGCTTGCGGGATGAATTCATCCAGTTTGAAGCCCTCTCCCGCTTTTCAATCGAAAACATTCCGAAATCAACCATGCCTTCACCTTGTCGCTGCGGCGATATTCTGCGCGGCCTCATTTCCCCTGCCGACTGCCCGCTTTTCGGCAGACGCTGCACTCCGGCAAATCCGGCCGGTCCCTGCATGGTTTCCGGCGAAGGCAGCTGTGCCGCCGCTTACCATTACCAGACTCCGTTTCAAATCCACCATCAGGGTTAAATTGACCCTGATGGGCTCAATTGCTTTAGCGGTTCTGAACATAACACAAACCTTCCTTGATAAACTCGTAACCACTCTTAAAAAACGCAGACAACAGGATGACCCCGTAACCGCTTCGCATGCGAGGCGCCCGTAACCTGAGAGACATACGGCGGAGATAAAAGTACGAGGCGGTGCCGAAGGCAGGAAAAAGAAATAAAGCCAATGGAGTTATCAGGCAGCCATCATCTTTCGCCATCCAGAACTTCCCTGATTTTATGTGACAGCTGTGAGATTTTAAAAGGTTTCTGAATAAAACCCAGACAACCTTGGTCGATAATTTTCTGGGCCTGGCCGTCCAGACTGTAACCACTGGAAAGCAGGGTTTTTACCTCCGGGTCAAGCTCCAGTAACCGTTCATAAAACTCACCACCACCCATCTTCGGCATAATCATGTCAAAAATCACCAGCTCAATCCGGTCCCGGTTGGCCTGATAAATCTCCAGAGCGGCCGCCCCTGTATCAGCCGTCAGCACCCGATAGCCAATCATCTCCAACATCTGGCTGTTGACCTCGAGAATCATGGCTTCATCATCGACCAGGAGAATTCTCTCCGTCCCATACATGATCTGATCATCATCGTTCGCGGCATCGCTCGCCACCGCATCACCTTGAGCCGCCGGCAGATGAATGGTCACCGTCGTTCCCCGCCCCAGCTCACTACTGACGCTGACAATCCCGCCATGGTTCTGAATGATACCATAAACCGACGCCAGACCAAGGCCGGTGCCCCGTTCTTTTTCCCGCGTGCTGAAAAAGGGTTCGAAAATTCTTTTCTGGGTCGCTTCATCCATCCCGACACCGGTATCACTGACCAGAATGCTTACATATTCACCGGGACACCGGGAAAAAGCCGCAACATAGTCCTGATCAAGAACAACCCTTTCCGTTTGCACATAAAGATCCCCCCCCGCAGACATTGCCTGCCAGGAATTAATGTACAGATTGAGCAGGCATTGTTCGATCTGGCCCCGGTCAATCGCTACGGCCGGAAGCCCTAAGGCCAGTTTTTCATGAATCGTGATCTCTTTGCGCGTGCGCCCGAACATTTGATTATGGTTTCTGATCAACTGGTTCAGATCAGTCAACCTGACCTCATATTTTCCACCGCGGGCGAAACCAAGCAGCTGTCGGGTCAAAGCGGTGCCGCTCTGCACATATTGTTCAATATTCTTCAGTTTTTTGTAGTCCTGATCTTGCGGCGGGCGAGCCGTCAGCAACAATGACACGTTGCCCTGAATCCCCATCAGGAGATTGTTGAAATCATGTGTGAGACCGCCGACCAGAACCCCAATGGCTTCCATTTTTTCCGCCTGCAGCATCTGCTGTCGCAATTTCCTGACCTGGCGCTCCGCCAGAATCCGCTCGGTCACATTCCGGCCGATACCACTGACATAGGCTGCGCCGCTTTCAGGTTGCACCAGCGTACACTGGTGTTCGATATACACCTTATCCCCGGAATTGCTGAAATAACTGGTAATCCCCGCGGCTCGACCTCGAGTTCTGATCGGCTCCAGGTACTCGGTGATAAACAGAGGGCGCAGCTCCGGTTTCATAAAATCCGATATTTTGCGACCGATAAACTCCTCCCGTTTGAAACCCATGGTTTTGGCCACCGCCAGATTGACCGTCTGCAGACGGCCTTCAAGGTCATGGGTGTAAACCAGGTCACTGATGGAATCAAACAGTTCGCGAAAATGAAGTTCCGATTGTTCCAGGGCCTTCCGGGCTTTACACAAAGCCGTGATCTCAACCGTCACTCCCAGGATCGTCTTCAATTGTTCTTTTTCATCAAAAATAGGGTACGTGGTAAAGAGCGCCGAAAACGGCGTACCATCTTTTTTCAACAAAATGGTTTCTCCGTTAAAACCGACCTTTTTTTGACGCATGGAGGCAATCATTTGGGGAAATCTGGCCACTTCTTCCGGCCGATGCAGGATTGCCACCGGTTTACCGATAACCTCGGCGCGGGAATAACCGAAAATGACCTCGGCTCCGGAACTGAACTCCAGAATCCGCGCCTCACATCCGTTAAAATCGGTCATGATTAAAGCCACATTACGGGCGGCAGCAAAAATCGTTTGCAAGCGCCCTTCACTTTCTCTCAGCGCCATTTCGACCCGACGACGGCGAAGATTACTGATCACCAGTAAAATGACGACGACCGACAAGCCGGCAAGTAAGATCCCTAATTTCCAGACCCAGGAGGCGTATTTTTCACAAAAAGAAACCGGTCGATTGATCACCGTGCTGCCGGACGGAAGCCGGGCCGGGTCGAGACCGAAACGCTGCATCTGCCGATAATCAAACATGAAAAGATTAGGGCTGTTCCTGATAACCGGAAGCGAGCTGAAATTATCTTCCCGCAAACCCCTTAAACCCATTTCCGCTGCGGTTTGCCCCTGGGAAAAACCACTTATCAATTTGCCTCCGACAATCCCGTGACCAAGAAAAAACTCCCAGCAACTATAGATCGGAACCAGGCTGACCGCAGCGCACATCGCAATCGACTTCTCAAACGAAAGTACAGCCCCCTGCCGATCCCGAATCGTGGTCAGCAATAAGACCAGACTGTCCGCGGACAGATTCCGAAGATGTTCGCGCAGCTCGTCAAAACGCAGCTGATTCCGTTCAAAATAAACAACCTCAGGGTGAGACGACAACCCGGAAAGAGCGTTTTCCAACAGAGCTCGATTGGCCAGATAGGTCGGAGAGAGGTCGCCGTAAACCACAATTTTCCCGGTCCTGGGATGCAGCCGCAGGGCGACTTCAAGGGTTTCACCAATCGTTAAATCTTCAACCACGCCCGTGAAAAGCCGCAGGCCCTGCAGCATTTCATCCCGGAAATTATTGACGCCACAGAAAACCACCGGGGTCCCAGGAAAGAGCTGGTCTCGATAACGGCGCAGGAAATCAAAGGCGACGTTGTCAACGGCAATAACCAGGGCAAACGCTTGATCTTTAAACTTATAAGTGTACAG
Coding sequences within:
- a CDS encoding hydrogenase maturation nickel metallochaperone HypA produces the protein SCGRLSSIEPESLKFAFKTLSDGTPCAQAKLQLTILPLKVFCFSCEREIECEDADPTRCPRCQGDQVMVSAGFQELRIIELDVD
- the hypC gene encoding HypC/HybG/HupF family hydrogenase formation chaperone; the protein is MCISFPGKIIAFNEEKDLALIEIGSTRREVSLDLLDEKADLGDYLLCHAGFAIHRLDADEAEVSLKALQEIIDNEIY
- the hypD gene encoding hydrogenase formation protein HypD; the protein is MKFIDEYRAPQMVKGLLSRIRKKAARLPRDITVMEVCGSHTTAIARFGIRELLPDNIRLLSGPGCPVCVTSSHEIDLALTLAQQPGVIFCSFGDLLRVPGSDGDSLEKIRAAGACVATVHSALEALSLAQNHAERQIIFMGIGFETTSPTVAAAILRAQKLKLSNFFLFACHKLMPPVMQSLLDAKEINIDGFLCPGHVATIIGARAFTFIGQQKKAAVVAGFEPTDILAALDLLLEELTEKPSPVRIQYQRAVTFAGNRKAQAIMAEVFQTVPAKWRGLGELSASGLGLRDEFIQFEALSRFSIENIPKSTMPSPCRCGDILRGLISPADCPLFGRRCTPANPAGPCMVSGEGSCAAAYHYQTPFQIHHQG
- a CDS encoding PAS domain-containing sensor histidine kinase: MHFLKKITIISLLGLLYFLAWSKAVGAVAGERPDLKVLVLHSYHRGLSWDDEIDRGIVSVYSRQDHKIELSFEYMDGKRLHSEAWLLRLLDLYTYKFKDQAFALVIAVDNVAFDFLRRYRDQLFPGTPVVFCGVNNFRDEMLQGLRLFTGVVEDLTIGETLEVALRLHPRTGKIVVYGDLSPTYLANRALLENALSGLSSHPEVVYFERNQLRFDELREHLRNLSADSLVLLLTTIRDRQGAVLSFEKSIAMCAAVSLVPIYSCWEFFLGHGIVGGKLISGFSQGQTAAEMGLRGLREDNFSSLPVIRNSPNLFMFDYRQMQRFGLDPARLPSGSTVINRPVSFCEKYASWVWKLGILLAGLSVVVILLVISNLRRRRVEMALRESEGRLQTIFAAARNVALIMTDFNGCEARILEFSSGAEVIFGYSRAEVIGKPVAILHRPEEVARFPQMIASMRQKKVGFNGETILLKKDGTPFSALFTTYPIFDEKEQLKTILGVTVEITALCKARKALEQSELHFRELFDSISDLVYTHDLEGRLQTVNLAVAKTMGFKREEFIGRKISDFMKPELRPLFITEYLEPIRTRGRAAGITSYFSNSGDKVYIEHQCTLVQPESGAAYVSGIGRNVTERILAERQVRKLRQQMLQAEKMEAIGVLVGGLTHDFNNLLMGIQGNVSLLLTARPPQDQDYKKLKNIEQYVQSGTALTRQLLGFARGGKYEVRLTDLNQLIRNHNQMFGRTRKEITIHEKLALGLPAVAIDRGQIEQCLLNLYINSWQAMSAGGDLYVQTERVVLDQDYVAAFSRCPGEYVSILVSDTGVGMDEATQKRIFEPFFSTREKERGTGLGLASVYGIIQNHGGIVSVSSELGRGTTVTIHLPAAQGDAVASDAANDDDQIMYGTERILLVDDEAMILEVNSQMLEMIGYRVLTADTGAAALEIYQANRDRIELVIFDMIMPKMGGGEFYERLLELDPEVKTLLSSGYSLDGQAQKIIDQGCLGFIQKPFKISQLSHKIREVLDGER